The following are encoded together in the Misgurnus anguillicaudatus chromosome 14, ASM2758022v2, whole genome shotgun sequence genome:
- the tmem167b gene encoding protein kish-B, protein MTNVYSFDGILVFGILFVCTCAYLKKVPRLNTWLLSEKKGVWGVFYKAAVIGTRLHIAVAALCLCMAFYLIFLK, encoded by the exons ATGACAAACG TGTACTCTTTCGATGGAATTCTTGTATTTGGAATTCTCTTCGTTTGCACATGCGCATACCTCAAGAAGGTCCCTCGCCTAAACACTTGGCTCTTGTCAGAGAAGAAGGGTGTCTGGGGAGTGTTTTACAAAG CTGCAGTGATAGGAACAAGGCTTCATATTGCTGTTGCAGCGCTGTGTTTGTGTATGGCATTTTACCTGATTTTTCTGAAATGA
- the b3galt6 gene encoding beta-1,3-galactosyltransferase 6, translating to MNLVRLVCRHKTALALTFLFLFAVVLLFLAKCTTETLKPPDSPGMAPRPESRQKHPAGSSHAKDLSAFLVVLITTGPKYTERRSIIRSTWLTKHDPDVLYWFVIGTEGLPAEDLQNLETEQVRHHDLLLLPDLRDSYENLTQKLLHMYSWLDQNVDFRFVLKADDDTFARLDLLKEELKTKEPSRLYWGFFSGRGRVKTAGKWKESAWELCDYYLPYALGGGYILSSDLVHYVRLNVGFLKTWQSEDVSLGAWLAPVDVKRVHDPRFDTEYKSRGCSNKYLVTHKQSLEDMLEKHQTLQRDGRLCKEEVKLRLSYIYDWGVPPSQCCQRKDGIP from the coding sequence ATGAATTTGGTCCGTCTTGTGTGTCGCCATAAGACAGCCCTGGCCCTCACTTTCCTATTCCTGTTTGCCGTCGTCCTCCTTTTCCTCGCCAAATGCACAACCGAGACGCTCAAGCCACCTGATTCCCCAGGCATGGCACCACGGCCTGAGTCACGACAGAAGCATCCTGCGGGGTCTTCTCATGCCAAAGACCTCTCAGCTTTCCTGGTGGTTCTCATCACCACGGGCCCGAAGTACACCGAACGTCGCAGTATAATCCGGAGCACCTGGCTGACTAAGCACGATCCCGATGTGCTCTATTGGTTCGTCATCGGTACCGAGGGTCTACCGGCTGAGGACCTCCAAAACCTCGAAACCGAGCAGGTCCGTCACCACGACCTCCTCTTGCTCCCCGACCTCCGGGATTCTTACGAGAACCTTACGCAGAAGCTGCTACACATGTACTCGTGGTTGGACCAAAACGTGGACTTCAGGTTCGTCCTGAAGGCCGATGACGACACCTTCGCTCGTTTGGATCTTCTCAAGGAGGAATTGAAGACAAAGGAACCCAGCCGCCTCTACTGGGGTTTCTTCTCTGGTCGCGGGAGAGTGAAAACGGCCGGGAAATGGAAGGAAAGTGCCTGGGAGCTGTGTGATTACTACTTACCCTACGCTTTGGGTGGGGGTTACATACTGTCTTCTGACCTCGTGCACTACGTCCGGCTGAATGTGGGGTTTCTGAAGACGTGGCAGAGCGAGGATGTGTCTTTGGGGGCGTGGCTGGCCCCCGTGGACGTAAAACGAGTTCACGATCCCCGCTTTGATACGGAGTACAAGTCGCGTGGATGCAGCAATAAGTATCTGGTCACTCACAAGCAAAGTTTAGAGGACATGTTGGAGAAACATCAGACGTTACAGAGGGACGGGCGTCTGTGCAAGGAGGAAGTCAAACTGAGGCTCTCATATATTTACGACTGGGGCGTTCCACCTTCCCAGTGTTGCCAGCGCAAAGATGGCATCCCGTGA